From Ptychodera flava strain L36383 chromosome 2, AS_Pfla_20210202, whole genome shotgun sequence, the proteins below share one genomic window:
- the LOC139122559 gene encoding sulfotransferase 1 family member D1-like, with product MSQGGQQRPKSSITYKGVRFPWQAPLHCLQAMESFEVRPDDIWLLTYTKSGTTWIGDIVNKILVNSGLREKEDPNIDHAPYAEYHLYSKPNFQLLAEAPSPRVITSHLLPQFLPPQIFVKKPKIISVARNPKDIVTSSAYHYQIIEAQEDYSSLQNIMDAIMSGKIIFGEWHTHVLYWWNKREDDNVLFLKYEDMKTDLESSIKKVCEFLGCRLDTQTLKKISEETTIDATRKRDMKPKDARLIAYNIDPAMSPFVRKGVVGDWKNHFTVAQSEEFDKWCAEVLKHRGLTFQYEA from the exons ATGTCACAAGGAGGTCAACAACGTCCAAAATCTTCCATTACGTACAAGGGTGTTAGGTTTCCATGGCAGGCTCCTCTCCACTGTCTTCAAGCCATGGAGTCGTTCGAAGTGCGACCAGATGACATATGGCTGTTAACCTACACCAAGTCAG GCACAACGTGGATCGGTgacattgtgaacaaaattcttGTGAACAGCGGCCTCCGTGAAAAGGAAGATCCAAACATCGACCACGCCCCTTACGCTGAATACCATCTGTATTCTAAACCGAACTTTCAACTTTTAGCTGAGGCGCCCTCACCGAGGGTCATCACTTCCCATTTATTGCCGCAGTTCTTACCACCGCAGATATTTGTCAAGAAGCCAAAG ATTATCTCTGTAGCGAGGAACCCTAAAGACATAGTGACGTCATCTGCATATCATTACCAAATAATCGAAGCCCAAGAAGACTACTCTTCCTTGCAGAATATAATGGACGCGATAATGTCTGGAAAGA TTATCTTTGGTGAGTGGCATACACACGTTTTATATTGGTGGAATAAGAGAGAAGATGACAACGTCTTGTTTCTGAAATATGAAGACATGAAAACG GATTTAGAGTCGTCGATCAAGAAAGTGTGTGAGTTTCTCGGCTGCCGTTTGGACACACAGACCTTGAAGAAGATTTCAGAAGAAACGACGATTGATGCTACAAGAAAACGTGATATGAAACCAAAAGACGCAAGATTGATAGCGTATAATATAGACCCGGCTATGTCGCCATTTGTCAGAAAAG GTGTGGTTGGAGATTGGAAGAATCATTTCACTGTCGCTCAAAGTGAAGAATTTGACAAGTGGTGTGCAGAGGTACTAAAACACAGAGGGCTGACTTTCCAATATGAAGCTTAG